The proteins below are encoded in one region of Raphanus sativus cultivar WK10039 unplaced genomic scaffold, ASM80110v3 Scaffold1910, whole genome shotgun sequence:
- the LOC130504966 gene encoding ras-related protein RABA1b-like translates to MAGYRVEDDYDYLFKVVLIGDSGVGKSNLLSRFTKNEFNLESKSTIGVEFATRTLKVDEKVVKAQIWDTAGQERYRAITSAYYRGAVGALLVYDTTRRATFENVDRWLKELKNHTDPNIVVMLVGNKSDLRHLLAVPTEDGKSYAEQESLCFMETSALESTNVENAFAEVLTQIYRITSKKQMEAGEDGNGSVPKGEKIEVKNDVSALKKLGCCSN, encoded by the exons ATGGCAGGGTACAGAGTGGAAGACGACTACGATTACCTCTTCAAAGTCGTCCTCATAGGCGATTCGGGTGTAGGGAAATCGAATCTGCTCTCCAGATTCACCAAAAACGAGTTCAATCTCGAGTCTAAATCCACCATTGGTGTCGAGTTCGCAACTCGTACCTTGAAAGTCGATGAAAAGGTCGTCAAGGCTCAGATTTGGGATACTGCTGGTCAAGAAAg GTACCGTGCCATCACTAGTGCATACTACCGTGGAGCCGTTGGGGCGCTCCTAGTATACGATACTACCCGCCGTGCAACTTTCGAGAACGTTGACCGGTGGTTGAAGGAGCTCAAGAACCACACAGACCCTAACATCGTGGTGATGCTCGTCGGTAACAAATCCGACCTGCGCCATTTGCTAGCTGTCCCCACGGAAGATGGGAAATCGTATGCCGAGCAGGAATCGCTTTGCTTCATGGAAACATCTGCCCTTGAATCCACCAACGTCGAGAACGCCTTTGCAGAGGTTTTGACGCAGATTTACCGTATAACAAGCAAGAAGCAAATGGAAGCTGGTGAAGATGGGAATGGATCTGTTCCTAAAGGTGAGAAGATCGAGGTTAAAAACGATGTCTCTGCTCTGAAGAAACTCGGGTGCTGCTCAAATTGA
- the LOC130504962 gene encoding precursor of CEP13-like, whose translation MACPRVSILTFCLLLFVVGFVSQYCEARKVLMPYNASEGLFLSTLPKGNVPPSGPSDKGHTFQPEDYLDKHMVSEIHRQLGSVPSPGVGH comes from the coding sequence ATGGCTTGTCCAAGGGTCTCTATTTTGACTTTTTGCTTATTACTTTTTGTTGTAGGCTTTGTCTCGCAATATTGTGAAGCTAGAAAGGTTTTAATGCCTTACAATGCAAGCGAGGGTTTGTTTCTTAGTACCTTACCAAAGGGTAATGTGCCACCTTCGGGTCCAAGCGACAAGGGTCACACTTTTCAGCCGGAGGATTATTTGGACAAGCATATGGTGTCGGAGATTCATCGCCAACTAGGATCGGTCCCTAGCCCCGGCGTTGGTCATTAG